The following proteins come from a genomic window of Methanothrix sp.:
- the cas3 gene encoding CRISPR-associated helicase Cas3': MSETIDQAFADIFHVDAPYGRFQTRPAEHLLAGRNVILQAPTGSGKTKAALFPYLLAREEGLDFPRKLIYCVPMRVLARSFWDELKRDEKHSNLDVRLQTGEQQDDRRLEGEIIFATVDQILSSFLNIPYSLSMRQGNMNAGAVISSYLVFDEFHLLDPGSTLPTTLEMLRMLKGITPFVLMTATFSKEMLNRLASLLDAEVVTVSDEELQGIPTQRNKDRRFYRVDAPLTAEAVLKHHRSRSIAICNTVERAQKLFEELSAQADPDIQIVLLHSRYLREDRLRKEDEIRNQFGKAQKKDGSVILVATQVIEVGLDITCEVMHTEVAPASSILQRAGRCARFMDERGEVYVYQVPVDENGKLNYAPYLGEQETLSRETWEALPSFVGENMDFTAEQRLINLVHGEADKKMLNSLEQIEYSHRKQMEDAIDRQDVGHARQLIRNVDSVTVLVHPDPIEIEDPYELEGFSMFIGTLQGKIREWEDAGLPNESIPWTLMYPRENHDEYTSRYEWLQVGSSQELGSSPIYVVNPMLARYDASVGFRFAPGGELRSILQKRHETWKSKERWTGHERESYEEHIRKMLNVYHGKLEGEMAYSAKRLEKQMGLPEGSLMRAVRLAIALHDVGKMNKQWQIWAHEWQKRIGAPVAENCMLAHTDYDPADPSQRSLESEISRRRPPHAAESAAAVFKIIHQLVGAPGQIEAPRFKLMRSIFTAIARHHSPTANSYRSFDLHPAARQTLGRVLEGLNASQVVHLLKMESKDPKSIDSLLVKPSDRHELLAYFLIVRAIRLSDQEAVTIRV, encoded by the coding sequence ATGAGCGAAACAATAGATCAGGCATTTGCTGACATCTTCCATGTAGATGCTCCGTACGGCCGTTTCCAGACGAGACCAGCGGAGCATCTGCTGGCCGGCCGGAACGTGATCCTGCAGGCTCCAACCGGCTCAGGGAAAACCAAGGCTGCGTTATTCCCCTATCTTCTGGCACGGGAGGAGGGTTTGGATTTCCCTCGCAAGCTTATATACTGCGTGCCCATGCGGGTGCTGGCCCGGAGCTTCTGGGATGAGTTGAAAAGGGACGAGAAACACAGCAATCTCGATGTTCGCCTACAGACCGGAGAGCAGCAGGACGACCGGCGACTTGAAGGAGAGATCATCTTCGCCACTGTCGACCAGATCCTTTCAAGCTTTCTGAACATACCGTATTCTTTGAGCATGCGCCAGGGGAATATGAATGCAGGGGCGGTGATTTCCTCGTATCTTGTATTTGACGAATTCCATTTGCTCGATCCGGGTTCAACCCTGCCGACTACGTTGGAGATGCTGCGGATGCTGAAGGGTATCACGCCTTTCGTTTTGATGACAGCCACCTTCTCTAAGGAGATGCTCAACCGGCTTGCCTCTCTGCTGGATGCAGAGGTGGTCACAGTAAGCGATGAGGAACTTCAAGGGATCCCAACACAAAGGAACAAGGATCGTCGGTTTTATCGTGTAGATGCGCCACTCACTGCAGAGGCTGTTTTAAAGCATCACCGCAGCCGATCCATTGCCATATGCAACACCGTGGAGAGGGCCCAGAAACTCTTCGAGGAGCTGAGCGCTCAGGCTGATCCAGACATACAAATCGTCCTTCTTCACTCTCGATATCTCAGAGAAGACCGGCTGAGAAAAGAGGATGAAATACGAAACCAGTTCGGCAAAGCGCAGAAAAAGGATGGCAGCGTTATTCTGGTGGCCACGCAGGTTATCGAAGTTGGTCTGGACATCACCTGCGAGGTCATGCACACAGAGGTGGCCCCAGCAAGCTCGATACTCCAGCGGGCAGGCCGTTGTGCTCGCTTCATGGACGAGAGAGGGGAGGTCTATGTCTATCAGGTACCTGTGGATGAAAATGGCAAGCTGAATTACGCACCATATCTTGGCGAGCAGGAAACTCTGTCAAGAGAGACCTGGGAGGCGCTGCCATCCTTTGTCGGGGAGAACATGGATTTCACGGCTGAGCAGCGCTTGATAAACCTCGTCCACGGTGAAGCTGATAAGAAAATGCTGAACAGCCTTGAGCAAATCGAGTACTCCCATCGCAAGCAGATGGAAGATGCCATCGATCGGCAGGATGTGGGACATGCAAGACAGCTGATCCGAAATGTCGATTCGGTCACAGTGCTGGTGCACCCTGACCCGATTGAGATCGAGGATCCCTACGAGCTCGAGGGCTTCTCCATGTTCATCGGCACGCTGCAGGGAAAGATCAGGGAATGGGAGGATGCAGGCCTACCCAATGAAAGCATTCCATGGACACTCATGTACCCTCGGGAGAATCATGATGAATATACAAGCCGGTACGAATGGTTGCAGGTGGGATCCTCTCAGGAGCTGGGTTCCTCTCCCATTTATGTGGTAAATCCGATGCTGGCAAGATATGATGCAAGCGTGGGTTTCCGTTTCGCCCCCGGCGGAGAACTCCGATCAATACTCCAGAAACGACATGAGACCTGGAAAAGCAAAGAACGATGGACGGGTCATGAACGCGAGAGCTACGAAGAACACATCCGCAAGATGCTGAATGTCTATCATGGTAAACTCGAAGGCGAGATGGCCTACTCCGCGAAACGTCTGGAAAAACAGATGGGTCTGCCCGAGGGATCGCTCATGCGAGCTGTTCGTCTTGCCATAGCGCTGCATGATGTAGGCAAGATGAACAAGCAATGGCAGATTTGGGCCCATGAGTGGCAGAAGAGGATCGGCGCGCCGGTGGCGGAGAATTGCATGCTTGCCCACACAGACTACGATCCGGCTGACCCCAGCCAAAGGAGCTTGGAATCCGAGATCTCCCGTCGCCGTCCACCGCATGCTGCTGAGAGCGCAGCGGCCGTCTTCAAAATCATTCATCAGCTAGTTGGGGCGCCAGGGCAGATAGAAGCTCCCAGATTTAAGCTGATGAGATCCATCTTTACGGCAATCGCCAGACATCACTCGCCGACAGCAAACAGTTACAGAAGTTTTGATCTCCATCCCGCGGCCAGACAGACACTCGGAAGGGTTTTGGAGGGGCTTAATGCCAGCCAGGTCGTTCATTTATTGAAGATGGAAAGTAAGGATCCAAAGTCGATAGATAGTCTTCTCGTGAAGCCTAGTGATAGGCACGAGCTCCTGGCATATTTTCTTATAGTCCGAGCTATCAGATTATCAGACCAGGAGGCTGTGACCATAAGGGTGTGA